Below is a genomic region from Cydia strobilella chromosome 1, ilCydStro3.1, whole genome shotgun sequence.
TTAGCCTTTTCAGCTTAGCTTTGCCCACTGCGTCAAATTTCAGTGGAAATGGAATGTCACATAACTAGTTTTAGGTACTTTTTTATCTGTGGTTAAATTTAGCCTTAAGCATAAATTAAGCTTTAGCTTTAGCGTAAATTTAGCCCTTATGATTGACCTTATATGGAGAGAAGTGGAGTGACAGACTTTcaattatttactatttaaatacaaacattttaaatgtcataattacgcaaaatatttttacaatgtcGCGGTCAAAGGCTAGAATTTCTATACTTATAAATAGCAAGATTACGTGTTAATATTTTTCCTTACTCTTCGTTTtggtattaagtatttttttgtgtaattaattaaaataacgcTAACGGGAGTGTTACCTGCAAAATTCAGGACATACGTATAGCGACGTTTGGATCTGACTGATAAACATTATGGTAAAAAAAGTATCTCACTTCCTGAAAATCTATTCCCGGAAATAATCGCACTATAACTTGAATCTTTTCAAACTGAGAGTGAATATACATCTCATAGGTGAGCATGCTCCACCTTAGACCGCATCGGCACTTAGCATCATGTGAGATTGTGATCTAATGCTTACCTTTATCCAATAAATAAAGGCACAATAGGCTTGCGATAATGCTATAATTATAGTACCTAACCTATGTATAAAATCAGAGATGAATGAAAGCATCCCTACAACCTCACGAACATTATTCTTGCTCATCACACAATTAATATGCCTCTGCAGTGATTTGACTCCAACAGCACCAGCTTCGAAGGCAAGGTCTCTACAAAGTTACCAACTACTTATAGAATGAAACCAAATTTATCTGATTGTGGGTGTACTTTGTAAGCGACAGATGGACTATCATTTGACTGATCGTCGGGCATTCATTGAACGAGGAGAATCATTTTACAAACTTTACATTTAATTAGTTCTTCATAAATCAGATAAGCAACTTGGATTCATTGAATTAATTAGAAAGTTGTAAGGCAAATACATGGTGATATCTACATTTTGTGATTTCATGATCTACTTCAATATAACataaaaagtacctatcttCTTGCTACTTACCTTCGTAGATATATCCCAATATCCTTTTTATACCTCAACTCATTTCCGGTTCCTGATAATAACAAACTCTGGTCTGAATGACActcaatttacaataaatgctTTGTGCGGTAATCTCTTATTGAATTTATCGTCAAATAAATGATAACCATGATTTCGATATCCGGCACTTAAGGGGTTTAATTTGTTCTGAATAGCTGTAATTACTCGTACGCCCGATTTTGATACTGATAAAAACGCTATTAATAACAACGGATATGACTtccttaaatgttttatttcaacgTTCAAAGAATGTTTTACAAACATTTATTCTTACTCTAACATCAGTTCAAATATTAATGCTACTTATTTACAGACTTAATTGCGATAAAGTAATGTGGTTAGCCACTCGGGGCGAGGCTGGTGCGGCTTGTACTCCGGCGGGCTCATCGCCAGTGGCGACGCCGCATCCGCCAGCGCCCCTGAAGACATCTCAGTCACAGCCACACTAGGTTTACCTTTCAAAATTGACCTCAACTCCTCATTGTCAACCGCTCTATTCCTCTGCAGATTCTCTCTCGTTTCTTTCATTCTCGATAACTGTTCACGTAAAGTTCGATATTCCTCTAGGAACTTCTCAAGTTGTGAAGCACGGAAATCGAAGTCCTCCATCGGCTGATCCACGCGCGTGTAGTCGCGGAGGCCGGACAGATCGAGGAGGGGGGTAGCGGACGGTACGGTGGGCTGCTCCCGGGCTGGAGACGAGGGTAAGCTCGGATTACGTCGCAACCGATTACCGCCCGACGATAAGTCGAGAAAGCTATTAGAGCGTCGTCCAACGTTCCTTGGCTGATTCTTATCGTAGATCCGGTCAAAAAAGGTTCCAGAATCGCCGCCAGAACTGTTTCTTCTACTATTTAAAAGGGGGCTTCGGCTCTCGCCGTCTTTTCTCCTGGGGATCGTATAGAAATAGTACGGGTCGTGTTTCATTTCGCTTCGGAGGTACGAGGAGGTGCCTAGAGCGCTCATCTCGATGAGGTCTGGGTAGTTTTTTTCGCTGTCGCTGCCGGAGAGGTCGTTGTCGAGACGCTCGTGGCGCAGGCGCGGACGCGCGCGTGGGTTGTTGTTAAAGCGGTTGGCCGATGAGTGCTCGGCGTGCGCGCTCAACACGCCCGTTGATGTCGAGCTCGCGACAGACTCGGGGGTTTCGTcagtactgaaaaaaaaaattttttgtcaaACCATTTTTAAGTTGCTTTGTTAAGTAAGGTGTTACGAATATTTTTCCAAcattattaacttttttattttatttgtttaaagcaaCACACACATTGCACAAGTTTTAAGAAGCCTATTAGGAGACGTCTAACGGGTAGAGAGTTATGAAAGTacgtttttaatacatttcacaatACGATCAAAATGTAGCGGTATACAGCCAGAGTCACCATTTTATTGGTTTATCTGTTACACACAAATATTtccattcactcattcatttcatttgtgCCAGCTTTCATGAATTgttcactgacagtgtcaaaactgacgtaTACGCTaatgtctacgtaatttactttctatacatctcgttcGCACTAATacgcgagtacgagcgagatgcatagaaagtaagttacgttctcgatagcgtttatgtcagtgccaaactggtggtgtACTTCCGTTGTGGCTATTTCTAAGTAGGTTCAGAAAATGCATTTCGATGTATAATTCTACATTTAAGGTAAAACTACGTGGAAGACGCAATGAATTATTTACCGTTTGCTGTAATCCTTCAAGCGGGGTATATGCAAATCTCGCTCAAGTATTCCATTTCTGCTGACCGAGTTATCAAACTCAGATCTCCGCCACCCTGCGTCGAAGGACAGCGACATGGGGTCTCGTTCCTCGCGTACCTCCTCGCGCAAATAACCTGCGCAATCGTCCTCCGGGTCGTGCGAGGGGACGTTCCTGTAGTCCCCCCTCTTCCGGCCGCTGTCCGCCGGCAACACCCGCGGCACCTCCACCACACCCTTTATATTAGCCTCTATCTTCTCGTAATTGTCATCGCGGCGATTAGTGGTCACTATCTGTTCGTTCCACCTATCTAATTGTCTTTTCTTACGAGTTTCATACGCGCACAGTCCTACTAAACAAGAACTTAACACTATCACCGCGGACACCGCCATACCGGCCATGAGAGCGCGACCGCCAAAGCCTTTGCCCTGCGGCTTTTTCTCCACGACCAGGCTCACAACCGCCTCCGCTTTTCCCGCTCGGTTTTCTGCATTGCAGGTATACGAGCCTGTATCTTGCATATCTGCTGCTTTAATAGTTAAATTACTCGTTTTCCCTTCACTACGTAATATAAAAGATCTACCGGAATTTACATTATTAGAACTAGAATTGGCAAGAAGGCGGCCCGCGCGCACCCACCGCACCCGCGGCGCGGGAACGCCGCTTACTCGACACACTAACGTCACTTCCTCACCCTCGACACTTTTAAAACTATTAGACGCGGCACTGACTTCTGGAGGACAGGCGAACTCTTCCAAGTCCAGACGATCCCAAGACATGGACATGAGCCGCGGAGGCAGGGAACAATCTGGAACTACTGTTGCGGGGACATTTTTCTTAATCATCCAATCCCTCATTGGTCGCAAAGCACACGTACACTCCCATGGATTTCCAGCAAGCTCTAAACCCTTCAGCGATCGTAATGGTGCCAAAACTGCTACGTGGAGAACGTGCAGTTTATTCTTATCCAGTTCTAAGTATTCCAGTGAACCTTCCAACCCCGTGAACGCTCTCGGTTCTATCTCGGCTATTTTATTCTCACTAAGGCTCAGCCGTACTAAATGGGGCACAGCATTGAAAGCGTCATCTTTGATTTTGATAATTGAATTTTTGGTTAGCCTCAGCTCTCGGAGTTCGGAAATTGAGTCGAAAGCGTGTGACGGCACGGATTGTATATTGTTCTTTGATAAATCTAGTTCTACTAGGTTTACTAGAGCGCGGAAGGCGTGCTGTCGTACGAATTTGACGCTGCAAGAAGAAAGGTAAAGGCGTTGGAGATTGAGGAGGTTGGCCGAGGCAAAAGCATCGTTCTGAAGGGTGGTCAGTTTATTTTCGGAGAGGTCGAGGAGCTGCGTGGTGGGGTCGAGGCGCGGGGGCACGGCTGTCAGGCCAGCGCGGGCGCATAGCGCGGACTCCTTGCCGCTGCGCCACTTGCACTCGCAGTGGCGCGGACACTCGGCCACGGCGGCCGCCGCCAGTGCCAGCATCAGCAGCACCCACATGCCACGCGCCTGCTCACCCCGCGCCCCTCTCTTCTTCTCCACTAAACGTCATTCCCGGCTGGTCGACGTTTCTGTAACCAATAAAATaccaaaatgtaataaaatgtatttattgatCAAACCCTAACGTTAACTTAACGTATACTACTTTTAGTACTATAGAGTAAATCCACTCAATATCTAGAGCGTAAAAGAAAAATACTGTCTTTACAGCAGCTTTTGTTTTCATTTGCCTTTCCTTGATTGATACCgtgtttatttttacatgattGCATGGCTAGGATAATACTATTTACGTATATTGTTTATTACTGAATTTATTCATTCCTTGTTATTGTTCGTATTATAAGTTCCCGGCCTTCCCATGGCCTATCAGTTACTCCGAGTAGTGGAATTAAGTAGTTGCGGTGGATTAGAAAACTTACATGTTATGAATCTAAACCTTACAAGCGATTAGGCACCCtcttttttggcaaaaaaaagaataaacaaATAGTTTTCTTTTCGAAGTGTTACTTGTCAGTTTACTCTGGATGCCACTGTAGGATCTATTGCTTTTCAGTtgtgttattaacttattacaaataaaactgtaaattaATGGTCTTGTGGTTATCACTTTAGACTTATAAATACAACGCAATAAAGCGTAACAATAGTGTTAGCTTggagttaatttttttttattccttatTACTATGAAGGCACACTTTGACCCAAGCGTCGcacgaacccgccgccaaaaaccGGCTCTCATACAATCGAAGcatttatatgtaaaaaaaatattttgtatgtaaaactcctactcgctctaatttctttgtataacaatttattgcatcgaaaactagtaccagatatAGATATTTTAGTAACAtattatgttacttgaatgttcatgtcaaatctCGTGGTTATTTCagaatgttgtttttattaataaaacgaGAGTAcctatacaaggtgtaacaaaaatagtgggtatccgtttaagggcatatccGGTATCGTGTTCTGTTCAGGAAAGAGTACaagatttttttatggtatttgTAACTACGATTGAATGGCGGCGGCTTCAACAAACAtgtaaatttaaatccaaatagGTTGACCTCCTTGTATCtcctttgttttaaaattaatcaattaaattaatagctaaacacaaaaaaattaacataattCTTTAGAtcattaagaaaaataataattatttgttcataaaataaaactattaaatgtaattattaaatgtatttattttatttttatgtaattatttgtatttcacGTCTGCAAAAGAGAATCGTGTTACGATTGGAAAAAAACAGAGCTCCGTCCgtgcaaaataattaaatacgcaACGCCTGTAATGAATCCATTTCGGTTATGCTGGAATTATTCATAAATCCATGCACGGCTTATGGACATTGCCTAACGATGCGTTCTCCAATACGGGACCCAATTAGTGCTAGGTTTAGGCCACCTACTCACTGGCTTCTATTTGAATTTTGAGCAGATGTGACCCggcttttattttctttttctatGAATATTTGAGTAAATACGATTGAGGTTCGGTATTAGATGTGCCTATTGGTGCGCCGTGTGACTTCAGTTCATTGCATTTCAGTGCAAAATTAGTTGATTtgattaaggccgttccatcggtttgccgctgtctttgtcacatttcgcaagaaagaacgggaaagaacatacgcgccaagtgtcaattttgatcgaattttgtcggtgtttatttattttaaaaacgttacctaacaatatcgaaattctaaagctatgaaattattatttatgttaagattgttttttcttctttttttgtttatagtatcacataataaataaccgagtaaagttggattaaaagtccgagttagaggttactttgggaattaattgtatcgagcgaagtgtcataattcatgtatcggaagctatgttgttaaagataatatagtcaagaactacatatattttttccacgtctacgaatatcaacgcctcttagacaaacaggatcatataaggagatttttcgccttctggctcagggaaccgccttaaaaccATACTCCGAAAGCTCCCAgctatggtccaaaattaactcTAATATCTTTGTTTAGGtgtgaatattattttaattttgctgtTCCGAAGTAAAACATTCTCAGAAAAAGAAGATAAAATTGAGCCAACACCAAAAATCTATTGGTATTGATACTTTGTTGGAAACCACGGCAAATGTATGCCAATACTAatataataccaaagatagatataactccgtaatagatggatacagtctaaggaaaaaacgtgcctcgaaaatcacgaaaaattgattctcgatcagatggcgccactagttttggcattctctcgtatagagggcgttgacggtttcgtttgttatttataattttaacgcatatcagtgaaagaacatgggtcaaaatcatataaaaataattaatgcaaataaattaaatacattttaacgtattttcataaatcttcatttttagttttaaagtttgtcgatagatggcagtgaatttacagtggttacaaaatttactatgacagtaccgctctatcttattatatcctctttgataatactatctaa
It encodes:
- the LOC134743572 gene encoding uncharacterized protein LOC134743572 — translated: MWVLLMLALAAAAVAECPRHCECKWRSGKESALCARAGLTAVPPRLDPTTQLLDLSENKLTTLQNDAFASANLLNLQRLYLSSCSVKFVRQHAFRALVNLVELDLSKNNIQSVPSHAFDSISELRELRLTKNSIIKIKDDAFNAVPHLVRLSLSENKIAEIEPRAFTGLEGSLEYLELDKNKLHVLHVAVLAPLRSLKGLELAGNPWECTCALRPMRDWMIKKNVPATVVPDCSLPPRLMSMSWDRLDLEEFACPPEVSAASNSFKSVEGEEVTLVCRVSGVPAPRVRWVRAGRLLANSSSNNVNSGRSFILRSEGKTSNLTIKAADMQDTGSYTCNAENRAGKAEAVVSLVVEKKPQGKGFGGRALMAGMAVSAVIVLSSCLVGLCAYETRKKRQLDRWNEQIVTTNRRDDNYEKIEANIKGVVEVPRVLPADSGRKRGDYRNVPSHDPEDDCAGYLREEVREERDPMSLSFDAGWRRSEFDNSVSRNGILERDLHIPRLKDYSKRTDETPESVASSTSTGVLSAHAEHSSANRFNNNPRARPRLRHERLDNDLSGSDSEKNYPDLIEMSALGTSSYLRSEMKHDPYYFYTIPRRKDGESRSPLLNSRRNSSGGDSGTFFDRIYDKNQPRNVGRRSNSFLDLSSGGNRLRRNPSLPSSPAREQPTVPSATPLLDLSGLRDYTRVDQPMEDFDFRASQLEKFLEEYRTLREQLSRMKETRENLQRNRAVDNEELRSILKGKPSVAVTEMSSGALADAASPLAMSPPEYKPHQPRPEWLTTLLYRN